The genomic region CAACACAGGAGTGAGTCTGTTATCCGCTTCGCGGTATCTCTGCCTTGGAAACAAGTACCAAGTCTCAAATTCTCTCTAGGTAGGCCTGCCCCTTTTCTGGGTCATACCTGGGCTTAGCGgagctaaaagaataaaatgatagcTAAGGCCAAGGCCAGACCCAGCTGGGGAACTGGCAGAAAGGAGGATCAGCAAGTATATTGATTGGAATACAGATCCTATTTCAGTTACAATCTCGGAacagaaacttgaaaaacaatGCTTTACAATCTCTTTCAccgggggaaggaagggagatggTGTGTATGCCTGGTGAAGCATAATACTTCTGGAGGGTGTACAATATTGCTTTCTTGTGGAGGCAAGAATACAGGAATAGAAGAAGGCCAGTTTCTCACAAACACCTCTTCagactttttgaattttgaactatACGAATATATTATTACCTAGTCGAAAaaatttcaaggggcgcctgggtggctcagtcagttaagcacccggctcttgattttggctcaggtcatcatctcacagttcatgagatcgagccccgcatcgagctctgcgctaacagcgtggagcccgcttgggattctccttctccttccccctctctctgccctgtacCCCGttcgtgtgcatgcatgtgctcgctcgctctcttgcaaaataaataagctttttaaaaattcggtaaattgaaagaagtaaaataaatccCCCCTTCCACCGATACCACCTCAGCAAGACAATTTCATTTGTCCTTACCACTTcggtccccttctctctcacctTTTGGCTGCCTATTGACAGCAGCCAGGAGGTAGTGCTGAGCCTGGTCATAGTCCTGCAGATGAAAAAAGGCCACTCCGGCCCGATACAAGGCCTTGGCATTATCAGGCTGTCGTTCCAGGACTTTCTGACTGTATTCTTTCACTCGTTCGTAGTTTACTGGCTCCATCTGAAGGAGACAGGCTAACAGGCCaaatgaaaagaagacagaagagcaAAGAGGGACTTATTACGTGAAGTTCTAGTGGCCAACTCAAGGCTGCATCAAACAGAGGACGATACCAACAACATTCACTCACCCAACTAATACATCCAAAGGTCTACCATGGGCCAGACTttcttctaggcactggggatgcaaCAGTGAACAAAAGCATTACATGCCTTCTAATCAACTTTAATATCTACTGAACGCTTATTATGTGCCTACTGGTGGGTTAGGCCCAGCTATAAAACTGACAGGAACatactttaaaatgtgtttaaaattcttcttctctgtttctcttctacCCAAGGCTCTCCATCTTGAGCCCTCCATCTAACCACAATTATCACACTGCAGCTTTACAAACAACAATGGCTGCCATCAATTGTGTGAGGAAATAGCAGCACCGTGCTTtgtgctttatctcatttaatcttctcatcCACGCTACGAAATTGGTTAAGTGTTACTATCGCCATTTAGTGGACaaagaaatcaaggctcagagacgTAAAGGAACTTGTCGAAGATCCTACAGCTTCTGGGTGGAATAAGAAATTTGAACCAAGGACTCTCTAATTCCCAAAtcgtcatttaaaaaaaatttttttttaacgtttttatttatttttgagacagagagagacagagcatgagcaggggaggggcagagagagagagggagacacagaatccgaagcaggctccaggctctgagctgtcagcacagagcctaacgcagggcgcgaacccacagactgcaagatcgtgacctgagccgaagtcagacgcccaaccgactgagccacctaggcgtccccatcattaaaaatgatgatataTTACTCACTATTCCCTTGGATTACATAATGGGACTTTGAAATCCAAATCTGTTTAGGAGACAATGCTCAGCCTTTCTATAATTAAGAAGAGAAACGTGCTCCCTATTTCATGACTGTAGGAATTAAACATGGTATTATTTAATCATGGTgctgagaagaaaggagaatcAGGGCTTCCGAGGACTTAAAGGGCCTGGGCTTATGTCTGCATCCCTTCTACAACATCCCCACCAAGTGGTCATATGGTTTATACTTAACTAACCCATTACTGTAGCTTCATTCATTATCTGACAACTGGTTCTGCAGCACCGACCACAGGCTGGGGAGAGCTAGGAGCAGTGGGTAAGAGGAACAAGGCAGACCTCTTGATGAGTAAACACCACTCACATCCTAGTCCCCAAGTAGAAGGAGTACACAATAAACAAACGGATTTTCTaaattgctttgaaaaaaaaaaaaaaaaaacccaaaaaacaaaaaaacagaactgtaTTGGGATGAAGTGAATGAAGCCAGAGTCATGCTTGATTATCGAAGACTCTCGAAGAAAGTGACTTTTGACCCAAGATCTGAATGACAAGGGTCATTCAAGGGACGGGGCATTCtagctgagaaagaagaaattctatAAAGCTGGAAGGTAGAAATGTGTTTCGCAAATTCCGTGTATTGGAGGAGCCAGACCATGTCAGGCCCTGAAGGTGAGGGTCagagtttgggttttttccctaAGTCTAATGAAATGCCATTGGAGGATTTTCAGCAGCGAGCCGATCTCATTAccttatcagtaaaatggggatcacAAGTATCTTGTAGAATTTGAAGATGAGAGATATTGTACATAAACTGCCCCACGTGTCACAGGCACTCAATAAGTGAAAATGGCTAATCCAGTAAGTTCTTTATGGAGCATCTCCCAAGCACTCCCAAGTGGACGCTCTATGGATGGCTAAGCCATAGGCTTTGACTTCAGGTCCACCTGGAGAGTGAAGACACTGGCTGATCACTCTCTTTAAAAGTGAACATTCCCATGCCTGTGGCACTCACTGTGCCCATCTGCTTTATTCCTTTCCACAGCACTTGCCATCTTCCAATATAATATGTATGTTACCTTTGTTAATTGTCCATCTCCCTTACTTGAATATATGTTCCGAGAGAGCAGCACTCTTTACCTTATTATACTCCTATATCCTTAGTACCCAATAAGTAATTGAACTTAATGAATTGAAACATTAGCTACCATAATGACTATTGTTACCTGAATCTGAGAGTAGCACTGGACTCACACTGTAAAAAACCTAATTTTCACCAAACCATAGAGGAAAACtactgtagtaaaaaaaaaaaaaaaaaaaaaatcacttttaaacaaCCATGACGAAGTATAAAAACTAACCCTAATAATTTCCATAGCCTCAGATGGGGTCATTAGAATGCTTTAATATACtccaaaataatttaattagCTCTTTTAAACAACCATTACGAAGTATAAAAACTAACCCTAATAATTTCCATAGCCTCAGCTGGGGTCATTAGAATGCTTTAATATACtccaaaataatttaattagCTCCATGATTATTTTGCCTGCCATAGAACAGACCTCTACGAAGTCTCCTTTCTTTTAGTAGATCAATCCTAGTGATACAGATTCTGGCATCCATCTCTTCACCCAAGTTCATATGGAGATGGGAGATCCTAGTTATCCAGGAACTGAtttaaaggaaggagaaaaacgAACAAAAGCTGTCCAAACATCTAATAATGTCTCACACCACCCGCTGGAGCAAatgccttctttcctttattataaatattaaagaaacaacGCCCTAAACATAAGTTCAGTGTTTGTTCTAGAGCGTGCAAAATTCCCTAAAcctatcagcatcacctggaaatttgttagaaatgcaaatcggTAGTGCCTCTCCCACTCAGCTCCATTAAATCGGAATCTCTAGGGGTGGGGCTGAGTTAACAAACTCTCCAGgttaagtttgagaagcatggctCTATAGAAACTCATTTAGAGGCCCATAGATTGGAAATGTATTTCGATTCATGGCAGAATAAGTACATGACAGCAGAAAAGCACACCCGTGCTTTTCCCTAATGTTCACAGATTTTCATGTGCCTGCCCTGATACTCTACCCACCCTTCAGCCCTGTTCTTACCAGCTAGATTGTTGTAGCAGTCTGTCTGGGTGGTGTGCAGTATGTTCTCTTGTTCAGGTGTGAGGGCCGGGCCCTGAGGTCCTAGATTAGGTATCGGGGAGGGCAGACTTGGATCCAGACCCCGCAGCTGAAGCAGAGCTCGATGGTACCTACTTACAGCATCTCGGTACTTCCCTTCTCGGTAACGTTGGTTCCCTTTCTCCTTGTACAGTTGAGCCTCCTGCAGGCGCTTCTCCATAACTTTTTGTCGCCCAGAGCTCTTGTGGAATTGGGACGCGAAAGAGCAATTGAAGCTCTGGAGATGGGAGCAAAACAACTGATTTAGATAGCCGATTTAAGAAGGCAGGAAATTAGCCTTCTCCAGGACGCCCCCCGGGAATGAGTTTTACTTGTCTCTTCTCTGTAGTAATTTTCAATCTTTAAACGTACAGGACTAATCAGGGAGAGGATGTGGGAACAGCAAAGCCAGAGATTAAGTGATTTCATAAAGAGGAGACTCCGGGGTGAAGAGACCCTCCCGAAAAAGGAAGGGCCGGGCTAAGGAACTGTGGCAGGCGTGGGAATGCCGGCGGAAtttgcttcctcctttctcttggACACACCTTCTTGACCCGGAAGTGGAAGGGAATAGGCGGGGACAACTGCTAAAAGAGGTCTACGGGGCTTGCCACCACTCCTGGTCTTTTTTTGCGCGTATTAAATAAGCATTTGTTTATGTCGGTATCAGAAGCTGGGGACCGAGCTGAATGTGGTTTGTGCAACCAACTCACAGGCTTAAGCTGGCGCGGCCGCAGAGCAGCTCAGTTACAAGCCCACCAAGCTCCGCGGCCAACCCCTCGCCCTCTGCAAATACCCAAGCACGGAAGTCTCCCCCTCGGCTTCGGTTTACGGGCGGAAGCACTTAGACGACCGGGACCGACGTCTCGGCAGTTTGGTATCTGAAGGGTCGCGCGCAATGCGCCACACCGTCCAATCAAAAGCGGCCCCGGAAAAATAATCCCGCAGAAGCTACCCCGCCTCTACAGCCCCCTGCAGATCAacccggggcggggcggcggggaaATCTCCCGTCAGCTTCGCCAATTGGAAGAATCCGGCCGATCACGGATGACCAATCAGAATTGCAGATGACGATTCAAGTTGGCCAATAAGAAAGCTAAAAGGCGAGGTCCGGGCGTCTGTTGCTGGGTAGAGAAGTTAAAGGATTCAGAGAagagggccggggtgggggggagggtgtcgCTGTATTCCTTAGTTTGAGGAAGCCCTTTGTTTACTAAACAGACAATTGCTAGGCGGCTTTAAAGTCGCTACAGCATCCctcctgggctttttttttttttaactctcaagaAGCTGGGGGGGACGTATAGCCAGTAGGGAAGAAAGACTAGCAAGACTTTAGACGACAGCTCGATCGGAAGCCAGACGGGAGTAAGGGTGGTGACGGGGTGGGAGGGGCGTGCAGGAAGGGAGCTCCGGGCGTCTGCGCAGAGCCCATGGCTGGAAGTACGGAAGGCGGGCGCGCACACGCCGCCGTGCTACGAGGCACTTGAGCCGTAGCCAGTCCTTCCCGGCTCCGGCTCCGGTGCGGCTGCGCGGTGGAATCACTGGCGGCGATTGGCCCAGGGGTGAGAGGGGGCGGGAGGTAAGGGGAGGGAAATCGGTCGTCCTCGGCGCGCGCCCGCCCGCGGCAGGGGAACCgagggggcaggaaggaaagCTGTTCCCCGCTGCGTTGTTTTGGGCTCAGTGAGccgaaagggggaggggaggagagggagaaacaaacaCTACGTAGCGGAGGCTGCGCGCGGCCTTCGTGCCTGCGTGCGTACGTGCGTGCGCTCGCTCGCGCGGGCTCAGTGCTGGCGCGTGAGGCGgaggcgggcggcggcggcgcctgCGCGGTCGGGCTCGGTCGACGGTTCGCAGGGGAGGAGGCGGCGGGAGGCGGAGGAGGCGGCGGTGGCGATGGAGGTGAAGCGGCTGAAAGTGACCGAGCTGCGGTCTGAGCTGCAGCGGCGGGGCCTGGACTCGCGCGGCCTCAAGGTGGATCTGGCGCAGCGGCTGCAGGAGGCGCTGGACGCCGAGATGCTCGAGGACGAGGCCGGCGGTGGCGGGGCCGGGCCCGGCGGGGCCTGCAAGGCGGAGCCTCGGCCTGTGGCCGCGTCGGGCGGTGGCCCGGGCGGGGACGAGGAGGAGGacgaagaagaggaggaggaggacgaggaggcgCTGCTTGAGGACGAGGACGAAGAGCCACCTCCTGCCCAGGCCTCGGGCCAGGCCGCGCAGCCGCCGCCGGAGCCCCCGGAGGCGGCAGCCATGGAGGCCGCGGCCGAGCCCGATGCTTCCGAGAAGCCGGCAGAGGAGGCCACGGCCGGGTCAGGTGGGGTAAATGGTGGCGAAGAGCAGGGCACCGGCAAGGGGGAGGAAGACGAGCCGGAGGAGCGGAGCGGGGACGAGACACCAGGATCCGAAGCTCCGGGTGACAAGGCCGCAGAGGAACAGGGTGAGGAGCTGGTAGCGGAGCCCGGCTCCAAACTGCCCCGACCCAGCAGTCAGCCATGCACTGCGGGGTCCGTTTCCTTGTTCTCGCTTGCCCGAAAGCGCAAGATTCCCATCGCCTTTTGGTGGGACTCTCTCCCCAGGGGAGGTGGCTTTCGTTCTCTACCCACCTTTCTGGAGGGTTTGACTGCCTCTGGCGGCCCCCCTCTCTGCAAGAGGGAGCTTCCTGCCTAACTTGGTTCCTTGGCGGTGGTGGATGGAAGTGAGCGATTTTGCATGCGAACTGCTTGTGAGCTACCTGTGGAGCAGTCTCCCGCCGTATTGGTTATCTTTTCCTAAAGCGGGAATGCGATGAAAAATTGGCTATTGCAGGGACAGCCAGACAGGACTGTTGGAGGCTTTGGCCTTTGGGTTACCTATTGGTATTTCCgccttaaaaatattaagcaataGGCGAAGTTCGCCAAAGTCCGCTCCATCACGTTACTGGCGCTTGAGCCACACAGTGAATCTGAAAATCTAACCTTGCTCCTGCTTTAGCAGCCTGTGGTTTGAGGGTGTGGAGCTTAATAGTTAACTAGTGAAGGGAAAGTCTTAATCTAGTGCGTTTAGAGTAAGTTAGTTAACACCAGTTGGCTAGATGTTTTACCTTGCTTGAATTCTTAtgattaagttttaatttttccactGAGTCTGCCGATGGACAAATTTGTGGATTGGCTGTGcacttaaagcatttttaaattttaggtccCTGACTTCCTGAATTGGAACTATTGAGGTGTCGGGGGGTTCACGGAATAACCTCGTGGAAGAGAGTGTGTAGAGTTGCCCAGGGAGTTAgtgacctttctctctcttcttttgaagTGATTGGATGGTTAGACCAAATCCGTAATTATCTGTGAGAGTAGGCAGGAAAACTAGAGGTGCTTCCAAGTCTTGCTGTGTAGTGGGGTGCCTTAATTCTTACAATACATTTTTTTAGGCTGCTATAACTAATCATGGTATAATTGGAACCCTTTCTAAGACAGTCACATGCAAGTTGCAGATTGTTTGTTCTGTGTCCTGGAACAAAAATCCCATTACATAACCTTTGACTTCGTGTGTATCccaaatagaagataaaaaaggTTGAGGGATAAAGGACCGCTTTAAGGAAATTATTGTTGAAAACCTTAATGTTGCAAACTACAAAAGCTTGAAGAAAAAGTccagtttttttccctcttgcagAGAATGTTGCTAAATATACGACAACACCTTTCTACCCCAAATTATGTGCAGTAAAGATGCAGTATTATTTATGGGTCTCTTGTGACTTAATGGTTTGCTCTTGGCAaccttcagttaaaaaaaaaaaaaaaattccatgataGAAGTACAGCTGTGAATATGCACCTGAGTCTGTTTGCTGTACAAGTAAAAGCTGTGGATAGCTGTGCATTGTAAAGCTGGAAAGGCAAACTCTTTAAAAAAGACACATACGCTCAGGCTTCTGTATCATGAAGCTGTGGGAAAATGTTGGAAAATGTGTATTAAGTGCCTAGTTTACATCCAAACCTGACAATCAAGAGTCAAAATTAAATTAACCTATGAAATTCTTTAAAGActtagaggatttttttaaatgtcatattgGTGGGAAAATCTGCAAGTTTGACCTGATTTAAGCAGATAAATTTAGAATGCAAAAATTGTCCAATTTTTATCTACTGCTTGACTGTAATTAGCCCATAATGtcc from Panthera uncia isolate 11264 chromosome D1, Puncia_PCG_1.0, whole genome shotgun sequence harbors:
- the TTC9C gene encoding tetratricopeptide repeat protein 9C isoform X2 translates to MEKRLQEAQLYKEKGNQRYREGKYRDAVSRYHRALLQLRGLDPSLPSPIPNLGPQGPALTPEQENILHTTQTDCYNNLAACLLQMEPVNYERVKEYSQKVLERQPDNAKALYRAGVAFFHLQDYDQAQHYLLAAVNRQPKDANVRRYLQLTQSELSSYHQKEKQLYLGMFG
- the TTC9C gene encoding tetratricopeptide repeat protein 9C isoform X3; the encoded protein is MEPVNYERVKEYSQKVLERQPDNAKALYRAGVAFFHLQDYDQAQHYLLAAVNRQPKDANVRRYLQLTQSELSSYHQKEKQLYLGMFG
- the TTC9C gene encoding tetratricopeptide repeat protein 9C isoform X1; the protein is MKSLNLWLCCSHILSLISPSFNCSFASQFHKSSGRQKVMEKRLQEAQLYKEKGNQRYREGKYRDAVSRYHRALLQLRGLDPSLPSPIPNLGPQGPALTPEQENILHTTQTDCYNNLAACLLQMEPVNYERVKEYSQKVLERQPDNAKALYRAGVAFFHLQDYDQAQHYLLAAVNRQPKDANVRRYLQLTQSELSSYHQKEKQLYLGMFG